The Triticum urartu cultivar G1812 unplaced genomic scaffold, Tu2.1 TuUngrouped_contig_6051, whole genome shotgun sequence sequence AGTCTCGACCCCGCCGCGAAGACGCCTCGCCGGCGCGGCACGccggagggcggcggcggcggcggcgaccccAAGCAGGAGGCAGGGGCCAGCGAAGGGGGCGTCGGCGGAGGGGCGAAGGGGCCCAGGTTTTCTGATCTCGGGGGGATGGAGTCCGTGATTGACGAGCTAATGATGGAGGTTGTGGTTCCCCTGTGCCACCCGGAGCTGCCGCTGCGGCTTGGGGTTCGGCCTGTGGCGGGGATTCTGCTGCACGGGCCGCCGGGCTGCGGGAAAACCACGCTCGCCCACGCAATCGCCAACGAGACCGGCGTGCCATTCTACAAGATATCGGCGCCGGAAGTCGTATCTGGTGTCTCTGGTATGCTATCTGATTTGATTCCTTGCACTATAATTTGCAGAAGTTCTGAAGCTTTGTGTATGCATATGAAAATTACTTTGATATTTACCCATCATGTATCATGCTTGAAACAAGTGAAATGCAACAGTATTTAAGGAGTGATGATTTTGGAAATGTTTCTCTTGGGGTTCAACTTGCAGAATACCAGCCCATCCTcgatcaatgagcaaaatttatACATACATGTTAACTGATGAACTCTATAGATGTTAAAGTATTGTGTAATGCAAACTCCTCAGTGTATTCCACCTAGAAATTGGAACTGCTGACACATGAATAGCTAGCGATCGAGTTAGTATTGTGTGCGAGTGATCTTTAATTCAGTTAGATATCTTATATCCTATTGTGAAATTGGTTTTGCTGGTTTGAATGATTAAACTTAGGTGTGGTAGTGAAGCTCCCTCATAAGAAAAAAAGTTGAGAAAGTGAAGCACCTGGCCAAGCTTTGCTTTATGCATTGCCATTTGCCAATAGTTGGACAGATATTTTCTCAAGAAATATATAGTGTTCATCAAAGCATTGTACTTAAAGAGGTAGTGCAAGACCTCAAGGTTTAGATACATGGTGATGATCCATCTTCCCACCCGTCAGGATTAAGTAAACATAATTCTTCAGAGGTGCTTTGATGCTCTCCTGAGAAGCGAGGATTTTTTTTGTATGTGCATATCAATAGGGTATAATTTGCAACCATCGACTACCCAAGTACTACTGCTTCATGATCTGAGTGTGAAATTTACACTTAAGGAGTTCATACATCCACTGTTCTAAGTTGTTTCTCATTTGTCTTCAATAGTTATATATTCAGTTCTGCTACTAGATAAATTTTATCTGTCAGACCAATTTAGAAGTTGGCCTCATAGCCCTTGTACTCGTGCAGGAGCTTCTGAGGAAAATATCAGAGTCTTGTTTAAGAAGGCGTACAGAACTGCTCCCTCAATTGTATTTATAGATGAGATAGACGCAATTGCATCCAAGAGGGAGAATTTGCAACGTGAAATGGAGCGACGGATAGTTACACAGTTAATGACATGCATGGATGAATTCCACCAGAATGTTGGATCAGATGGTGGTGAGTTGGACTCACAATCATCTGAAAAGAAGCCTGGCTATGTCATTGTAATTGGAGCTACCAATAGGCCTGATGCTGTTGACCAAGCGCTTCGGAGACCAGGGAGGTTCGATCGAGAGATATCTCTTGGTGTTCCAGATGAGATTGGACGGAAACAGATTTTGAAGATGCTTACTCAGAACCTAACATTGGAGAAAGACCAATTTGACCTGTTCAAGATAGCAAGGGCTACACCAGGATTTGTTGGCGCAGACTTGAAGGCATTAGTAGATAAAGCAGGGAATCTGGCAATGAAGAGAATAATTGTTGAAAGAAAAAAACAGAGTGGTGGGGGTGATCTAAACAACAAGCAGGACTGGTGGAGACATCCTTGGAGTGAAGGTGAGATGGATAGCCTATGTATCACTATGGATGACTTTGAGGTAAGCCATACGTGGTCATTTTTTCTTTCTTCTATTAACCACCTGCTGTCTGATCATACATTATATTGTTTTCATTGTCTGTTGTCTGCCATATTTCCTGTCCTTTTGTCCTCTGCTATTAGCTTTTTAATAGTGTGTTCCATCTTTGACGCGCTTTCTTACTTCAATCCCTGAAGGAAGCAGCCACAATGGTTCAACCATCATTGAGAAGGGAAGGATTTTCTTCTGTGCCTGATGTCACATGGGGAGATGTTGGAGGTCTGGATTCGTTAAAGAAAGAATTTGACCGGTGCATTGTTCGTTGTATCAAGCACCCTGAAGTTTATAAGGTAATCACATGGGCTGTGTTCTACACTACATTCTTCTGTCTGTTACGTGTTATCTGGTCAATGGGTCATCATAGTAATTCACAGCTTAAAAGTTTAAGCTACTTCTGAATTCGTACTGAAGGTAGTTCATAGACATCTGTGGCTCTTATTTGGATTTTATAAGCTGTAGCACTTCATCGAGTGCTTTAAATACTTAATTTTTTCACCTGAAAAAAATTACTTAATTTTGTCATCATGTTCTCTTTTGTTGTCTGCCTTTCAAGGACTTTGGAGTGAACATGCAAGCTGGGTTTTTGCTGTTTGGACCTCCAGGCTGTGGGAAAACACTAATAGCAAAAGCAGTTGCACATGATGCAGGGGCAAATTTTATTCACATTAAGGTAATTAATTTTGGGATTTCCATATTCTCTAATTTATTTTGTGTATATATTGCTAATATGTTTCTTCTCCCTGAACTTTAGGGACCTGAGCTACTGAACAAGTATGTTGGGGAGAGTGAATCAGAAGTAAGGAAAATATTCACCCGCGCAAGGATTAACTCCCCATGCATCCTATTTTTTGACGAGGTAAAAGTTCTCGTTAGTCATTTGCCTGTGTATTTATTCTTTCAAGGAAAACTTGGTAGTTAATTTAGAACAAATATGCATACTTGGTACATCTAGCTACTGTGAAGTTATCTAGCAACTTGCAGCATGTAGTCAAGCGACTTGTATCTGTTGGGTGTAAAGGTGCTTTTCCAATTATACTGTGCTCGAATGAAGTGTTCAATTCCATGTGATTTGGCAGATAGATGCTCTGACAACAAAAAGAGGGAAAGAGTCTCCTAAACCAGGTTTGAACATTGTCTTGGTCACCTATGTTTGCTATACAGAGATTCTCTAACTCttcctttttctcttttctttgtTTTGTGTTAATCAAAAATCAAAATGCTCTGCTTGCAGTTACTTGTTGAACTCGATGGTGCTGATCAGCGTCATGGTGTTTATGTTATTGGAGCTACGAACAGGTACTGTCAGCTACTGATTGCTTTGTGCATGCTTATACCTGAGTGGAAGGTTGATACCACGTACTGCTTTATTTCTGCTGCAGAATTGATGTTATAGACGAGGCTGTTCTACGGCCCGGTAGATTTGGGAAGAAACATTTTGTACCTTTACCTGGTGCTGATGAGCGGGTTGCAATACTGAAAGCACATACTGAAAAGAAAACTCTCTCGGAAAATGTTGATTTGAACGCAATTGCACGCCGAGAGGAGTGCAATAATCTCACTGGTGCTGACCTGGCATCACTGGTAAGCTTTCTGTTTTTTCCTCAAGGAGTTCCCCTGCTGTTTGAGTTTGCGAAAGCTGCACTAGTACTTTGCTTTGCTTTTGTTTGGGTGAATGCTTTCCAAGCTCAATTGAATATCTGGATCAATAGAAGTGGTCATCTTGCATAAGGAAGGTGCAAAATGGAACTAACCTATTTGAGCATGCCGTCCTTGTTCAGGTGAACGAAGCAGCCATGGCAGCATTGGAAGAGAGGTGCGAATTCCTGGCTAAAGGGGACTCGTCGATGAGTACTGACTTGACTAATAAGATTAAACTGCGGCACTTTGAGCATGCTCTGTCTAAAGTAAAGCCCTCGGTATCAGAACAGGTACAGTAAAAATGCCGACAACAGGTTGATCTTAGGATAGTACTTCACTGTGGTTTTACTGGTATATATAATGTATACCACGAGCTTTACATCTCTTGCTATTCTTGGTCGCAGCAAAGGAAGCACTTCGACGCATTGTCAAAGAAATATTCGGCCAACTGATCCACCGTCGTACTTACAAGGACTATACTGCAGTTTTGTTGTTTTGTTTTTGCGCATACGATAGCTTAGCGTAGAGATTGCGCGGGCGACTCTCCACTGAAGCTATACAATTTTGGTAGTGAGGAGCTTTTTTCGGTGTTTGGAAAATATGAACTCATTATGCTTGTTGTACGGCGTCGACTGGTGCTTGATGAACCAATCCCCTTTGTAATGTTTGGAATCACGAAGAAACTTTGTGTGAACAGTGAACATTCTTTATCAATTCACAATTCTCTCATTGGAACCTGATGCTAAGGCTCAGTCGGGCCTTTTTGTCGATAGATGGAATGAGCTATGGGCATATCAAGTAGTTCATAAGAAACGCATATGAAAGAAGCCCTTGTTGAAAGCATACAAGTTACTGAATAGAGAAGAGGCGAGCAAAAGGCAAGCAAACGAAGCTGCAAAGATATACCCTTATTAATATGTCTATCCAATGAAAGATATACCCATATGCTATTCCTTTCAGCTTCATTTATCTCATGGTCCAACTTTCCCCCCTTCCTGGTGCTACAATTATATTATAAATATTTATCAAATAATACATGGCCTTCGTTTGTCTTTTGTGCCAGCGGCGCAACGGGTGGAATCTAGTTTATCAAACAAAAAATAGTGTTACGGCCCCCTCCCTAACTTGAACAAGGTTCCACAATCCAAAGGGTAGTTCACAGCTACATGCTTAATGGGGGTAATAAGGAGCGTCCT is a genomic window containing:
- the LOC125530072 gene encoding cell division control protein 48 homolog C (The sequence of the model RefSeq protein was modified relative to this genomic sequence to represent the inferred CDS: added 507 bases not found in genome assembly), whose protein sequence is MAKRPRNFRAVRSNSFESYLRRVISEAGLAVPGCCADDVAAALRSRHPDLRRKQHAPLVAAVRRALLTVPLAPAPGDESDSEMDSRASSPSSRRRRHDAHATASSSTSYSEHDDDARAPSPPPVFDVTKAMLRTRYASLTPRKEPAAAASQQLEIELNAEKPRRRVTTDGGGGGGDPKQEAGASEGGVGGGAKGPRFSDLGGMESVIDELMMEVVVPLCHPELPLRLGVRPVAGILLHGPPGCGKTTLAHAIANETGVPFYKISAPEVVSGVSGASEENIRVLFKKAYRTAPSIVFIDEIDAIASKRENLQREMERRIVTQLMTCMDEFHQNVGSDGGELDSQSSEKKPGYVIVIGATNRPDAVDQALRRPGRFDREISLGVPDEIGRKQILKMLTQNLTLEKDQFDLFKIARATPGFVGADLKALVDKAGNLAMKRIIVERKKQSGGGDLNNKQDWWRHPWSEGEMDSLCITMDDFEEAATMVQPSLRREGFSSVPDVTWGDVGGLDSLKKEFDRCIVRCIKHPEVYKDFGVNMQAGFLLFGPPGCGKTLIAKAVAHDAGANFIHIKGPELLNKYVGESESEVRKIFTRARINSPCILFFDEIDALTTKRGKESPKPGLNILLVELDGADQRHGVYVIGATNRIDVIDEAVLRPGRFGKKHFVPLPGADERVAILKAHTEKKTLSENVDLNAIARREECNNLTGADLASLVNEAAMAALEERCEFLAKGDSSMSTDLTNKIKLRHFEHALSKVKPSVSEQQRKHFDALSKKYSAN